Within the Fusarium keratoplasticum isolate Fu6.1 chromosome 1, whole genome shotgun sequence genome, the region agtaaaataaaaatcctaacctcttttataaaaatcgcaataaaaacaccataaactatttaattaattaaaactactcactatacttttccttagatatctcaattattatttaataggtccttgcattatggccgggcttaccgcagataccacaacgtcgaacacccggtcgcgctaacctcccttaaccaccactccgcgacgatttAGCTATTACCCGCGCATCagtatctatttaattaattacttgccttccttcctctatcgttattacccctcttttctatagccAGGtcttttttgctctccggcgctagcttagtatctcatttgcctatcgaaggtcttgaacctctgcccgaataagagctatcttatgcataaccgcctttattccctttgcaagagactttaatgctttaagaattaactctagagagctactttggTGCCTTTTAATTTGTCtcttaaggtatttagattaagattaggccttaagtatagtcttcggggtccttaatgcccaagaggtcaattaATCAGATGCCTCCTTAACCGGCGTTAgcgtctatagctatatattaagcttcgagaccacactttctagatcaagaggaacaagcctAGCCCCTTTAAATAATgccttaatattttttttcgTTATAGTGGCCTTATATATTGCATAgaaagctaaaaagaactcggtctttgaaatatatattatagagcatctaattagatactctatttctcgactatatgccttctttagtaTGCTAAAGCACCTAATATCaaggggctagagtaaataagataaataaggtagtatataaagccggataatcttattctcctcgtaatatctctcgaattcgatagAATAGTGACTTTTATGGCcattaaggattaagagataataggaattaattaattaattagttatataccGGTTAAAGTGCTTAAGCCACTCgagactagtcttattatcggtctagctattttaggtcattataatagcctaatcgcccgggaggttactttctcggtaccaattggcgaggtaatattagcccgcactGATAATAAACGGCGGGATTGATTAGCTTTTCGcattaattacttagattattataatctattcctgatttctaggctatattaattttggctttaaatgcctttttaagcctataataactatttcgcttataattatgcctataagaaagctaatcttattaaagttataaatattttctaattaaatattatactttgcgattatattcgctataagtataaactAGTTgcggataataattagatctttatacttagctctctagtagttatatttataaaaaaaatatgtcttaaggtctaggtatCGCCTAATGAAGTTTAAGGCCTAGTTTATGCCGACTAGTAGTGCGTCGTGgtcggtaagtaattaattagctattgcttttatattatatagccgggggggaaatcctcgcgaatttaggttaagaataaagtatttaaggatttattcctctagattagatagtcgaTGTGATTTTAgggtaatatcgcgttgagattaaatgcctttttgccgacgCTAGAGTATTATTAGGTTAACTATATAGATTATTGCAGCGCGTTAGAGCTTTAAGGTTaggtcattttgaagggcctaaaaggcaagaagcattctagcctcataatttAACTATGATATGCTaggtggttaagaattaattaattaaatagagaaggtataggttaagggatttttattttacttatttatgtattttacttacttatgatatatattataacttatataataaataaatatatataataaaaatcccttaacttatattatctatatttaattaattaaatcttaactacttagtatattataatataataataaggctaaaatCCTTCTTAttatagagatatataatattaattatataaagctataatactaataataaggtatttaatccTAACTTAATTAAAtccctaaattatataagcttttagacctagaggaagagattcttatttatattattcttaacttagatttataaaaattccccccttagctttataatataaaaaaaatagctaattaattacttaataattataatatattattaattaatatatattaggctttaaattttattaaataatacttaaagcttaagatatattttttttataaatataattattaaagagctaagtataaaaatctagctattatttttaattaatttaagcttataataaatataattataaaatataatatttaattaaataatatctataactttaataaaataagctttcttatagatataattataaataaaataagtattatagacttaaaaagatatttaaagctaagattaatataatttaaaaattaaaaataaattataattatttaaataattaatataaaaagctaagtaatttaattatttattattaatataagctaatattattttattaattaatattaaaaaataacctcttaggtaattaaataattataataacttaaaataattaaattaataataaaattaatcttaagtaatttaaatattttaattaatatataattaattaattaattaatttttattattttttaattcttaataattataaaagctattaatttattaaatttaagagatattataaaaaaaaaatatttaattttatatattattttatttattttatttattttatttattttagcctcttaatattaaatactttaatatattaaaataaatttataattaagaaataaaataattaattaaatattttataatttatattttaaaaactaagttttttttagccttttatattatatataaaattattataataaaaaaaatattaagaaaacttttaaaaaaactaattttatttctcttaacttagaaattataatcttaaagcttaatatatagctataaattttaatatttactaAGGAGAGAGCTAAGCCTTTAGCCTCTTcggtcttaaggaccctaaagattatacttaaggctagatcttaatctaagtaccttaaaagataaattaaaaagtattaaaataactcCTTAGaattaatccttaaagcctTAAGAtctcttaagaaagaaataaaagtaattatatattaagttatcttattaattattaagaataaaaacctttaagaagtaaataaaatacttagttagcgctaaagagtaaaaaagacttaattataaaaaaaaagagttataataataaaaaaagaaaaataaataattaattaattaaatattaatatataaataataactaaattattaaaaaataataattaaaaaaattaatataattagggatttaatattatagtatttataataagtttaattataatataagaatatattaggtaataattaagatatctagggaaaaatataataaataattttaattaattaagtaatttataatatttttattataattttaattttaaaaattaagatttttattatatatatttatttattatataagctatatatatatattatttatattaaaaaaaataataaataaaaagttttattttatatatattataattaatttaaatatttaattatattatttagatttataaatatattaatttattttttaatattatatttattaagctctttataagctttttaatataatttatataatatatttagattatatttttatttatttaaaaactaaaaaaTTTTATATTAGAGTAATTAAAGAAgtattaaattatataaaaaaagtaaagctatatattaagctattaaaatactttttttattaataaaaagttaaATTCCTAGGgtttattttattaagtaaaaaggttttaataaattcttaCTAAGTAAAAgtaagtattaattagccTAAacctattatatataaagaaatcTAAGTTTTCTTTAagttttataatttctataaatactttatttataagtacTTAAGAGTAATAAAACTACTTATAAGTCTTATAAAAACAAGTATaactaaaaaaaaagctaggaaaatattacttaaataataaggaAAGGgtaatattttatttatttattattaattaatataagtaaaaataaataccttaaaggtaataataataaaaatcttttcttaatttaataactaaggttaataatatctaattaccttttaattaaaaaagtttaataaaatagaaattaattataatacccttaaataagaaataataattattattaagttatttaaatattagtaatattatttaaaaagaGCTctaaattaaattaaaatccttaataattattaaaatctataagtatttataaagatattataaaaaaaatttttattaagctaaaatatttaatataaaaatatttataaattataaattatatttagtatttatttttatattaaaaaatattaaatataatagcttaattatatttaaaattataatttttattaaattattttaaattatttttaaataagtattttaattatattaaaaaatataattttaaatattaattatattattttaattacttaattataaattttaattaaaaataattattattaattaaaattaaaataattctaataataatattaataataattataattctataaaataattaaaaattataaatataattaaaaatataataaaatatatatatatatataacatacttaataagcaagtgtcacagtcataCAAGTGTCACAaaataccctatagtggGATTTTCTCTTTAAAGAGAATTCACTTAaaaaattctagaaaatttaattaaggctaaaaatagctaagaCTTTAAagttagcttattaatactagcataaataatatatatttttatagaatttttaaaaaaatctcttataaggtagtttagaaaaaagtatattcgtactatataaatagctatttctctataaaggaattttttttaaaaatctataaaaatcATTtctatatttaatatttagttagatttataaaaatactcttttttactttatagctattttataatagcttttagAAACTTTAGGTTAGCTATTTTTAGGTGCATAGTATGCTATGATACTTACTTATTTGTAacacttgcttattaagtacattatataaatttaatatttaatttttttattaaattactatataaattatttattattaatataaataattattttattattatcttataatatattaaaaattatttatattttttttattactgTCCCTCCCTTTAAGCATTACCTTACTTTTAAGTATGCATTTACCCACTATTCCCACCGCTCTTCCCTTTACCATCACATCCTCTGCCATTATCAACAACCCGAGTTAATCAACGCCCATTTACTTCGCGGGCGCTCCATAAATCACGATGTCTATCCCGAATGAGGCACTGCAAAAGGTATGcattcccttcccttcttctgctcAATGCCGTTCTTCTCCAGACCGTGAGTCAGCCTCCAGTGCCACCTGTTTGCTAATGCTCGATCAGTTGGTGCGGGAGATCGAGAGCCAGGCTATTGCAGCTCAGCAACAGATCGGCCTGGCTCGTACCCAGATGACTGCTAAGCAGCGAGAACAGCGCCTCGTTAAGCTGACTCTGAGCGAGATGGCCAGCTTGCCTGAGGACGCCGTTGTCTACGAAGGTGTCGGGAAAATGTATGTACCCTGCCCCGAACCCCCGCGATATAACCCATCATCCATTCCCAACCCCGCACCAGCATTTTTCCGTGGCCTAACGTCGGTGGTGTTTGTTTGCGCCTGCTAGGTTCGTTTCGCTTCCCGTAGACTCCCTACGACAGAAGCTTGAGGGTCAGACACAAGGTCTGGAGAGTGAGGTGGACAAGCTGAGCCAACGCTTGCTGTATCTGGAGACAACACATAAGAACAGCCGCGAGCACATCGAGCAGATGCTCCGCGCCAAATAACTTAAGCGCCAGGATGCTCGCCACAGGTTTGCGTGTTCCATACCTACCCAGGCTGCCTCTTGGCTACCTCTTGGTTCAGTCCTAGCCGCTGCTTCTCCACGTCGAGTCACGTTGGGTGCCGAGCCGCCGACGCCCTCAAATGCAGAAAAAACTGTTTCAATTGCCGCCCACCTTCTCGGTGCCGCCATGACTCTTGCGTCCCCAGCCCTACCGCTGCGCCGCACACTCTGAGCCCACTTGATACCGACGTGACCACCTCGACCAGGGTGGTTTTGCAGTGTGGCTTTCTTTGGACGGCCTCCCCTTCACTCGGAATCACCTGGATGGCTGTGCAATATGCAAGACGCACGACAGGCAGCCAATGCGACTTTGCAGATTTGGCCCCCAATGCTCCTCTCATCACAATGACCACAATGACTTCATGCTTGTTACACTCGGCctccagcctccagctccctcAGCGGCCTTCGACATGTACATAGTTTCTCTGATCATCTCATGAATTAAGCAATCGTGGTCATTCTCTGAAGCTTGTTGATTTCACTTCAGTCTTGCTCACCGCCGGTTTCATCGTCCGCTATTAACATCCAGATCGTTCCCTCGGCCCAACCATGCCCGATAAGCTAAAAGACATTTGATCGACTAGCGCTGCGCCTTTTTGCATCTCGCACTTCTTCGAGGGCCAGGGACCATGCGTTCAAGCCGGATTTCAGCCCCCACCTGAGTTTCAGCCCCGCCTTCGCATGTCCAGCCCTACCACGGTCCCATGCCGCGACGGAGGACGCCCTGTGTCGGTCGTCTGCTTACGCCCTCCTACTTACTTCTTtactcttctcctcccctcctcttgTTATCCTTCCTCATATTTCTACTCTTCCCATACCTTGAAGGTCTCATCCCAAGCTCTTCACCAAAGCAACACGCCGCTTTCCAAACACAGAGACACATCGTCGCCTTAGTCCTCTCAGCTGCTTGCTTATCAACAACCTCCCACCAACTTCACATCACTTTCGGTCTTGGCTGCCTGGAACAATGAGTAGAAGCAGCTACAGTTACACTGACTCCGACGACGAAGACTACGACATCCACGTCCGTCGACGCGGCCCATCACCGGGTGGTGTCCGCTATGTCTCGGGTGGGCAGCGCCCTCACAGCTACTACGATGCACCTGCCGGCCCTAGTCGCCTCGGACCTGATCGCCTCACCACTGTCATATCCCGATCCAAGTCCCGTGAGCGCTCCCGGTCCCGTGACCGTCGCACCAGTAGCCCTCCACTACCAGCtcccgtcatcatcaacaaccgaATCTACAACGACTTCTCAtctgacgacgatgacgacgatcgCCGAAAGCAGGTTGTGCGACGATCTTCCCGTCGGCGTCGCTCGCACTCTCGGTCTCGATCGGGTTCCTCATCATACGTGGCGCAGAAGGAATGGGAAGTAGAGCGAGCCcgcaaggagctcgaggataTGCGCCTCGCTAGTGCCCGCGAGAAGGATGAACAGAGAATGGTCAAAGGCTACCGCGAGGAGTGGGAGGCTGAACAGTCTCGCAAGGAACTGGAGAAAATACGTCTTGCCAGCGCtcgagagagagatgagcaGCAATTGATCAAGGGCCACCGAGAGGCATGGGAGGCCGAACGATCCCGCAAAGAGCTGGAAAAGACGCGCCTTGCAAGCGAACGTGAGAAGGATGAGCAACGACTTGTCAAGGGCTATCGTGAGGAATGGGAGGCTGAGCAATCTCGCAAACAGCTTGAGAAAGTCCAACTTGCCAATGCCCgcgacgatgatgagcgTCGCATCGTGGAGAAATACCgcaaagaggaagagttAAAACAGTCCAGACGTGAGTTGGACGCGatgaaggaaaaggaagcccgagaagcagaggaggaaCGCCTCATGAAGGCGATTGATCTGAAGCGACTCCGAGCAAAGGATGCAGCCAAGGCGGAGAGCGACCGccgcgagaaggaggctaACGACGCAGTTGAGGAGTATAAGAGAAAGGAGCTACAGCGCGCCATGGATGAGAAGAAACTCAAGGACCAGAAGGAACGAGAGGCAGCCGAAGCCGTTGAGAGGTACAagcgagaagagaaggaacgcatcgccaaggaaaaggctgagaaggaggccaaggagaaagAGTATCAGAAGCGACTGAGGGAAGATCTCGTCAAGTCTGGGCTTGACGATGAGGCAATAgacgccatcatgaagaaggaaaagatcaagaaggaacCTTCGCCCCAGCCACCCTATCGCCCCCTACCACATCATGGGATGGTTCCCAACATGGGTCAGATTAGCCATGTCCCTCATGGCGCTCCTGTCCCTCATACAGGACTCGTCCGTCCCATCACTCACCCCAACCACGTCGTCCACACCAACCAGGCTGCCCCTATGGCCGTCGCCCAAGGTCCCCGACCGACCTACACTCGCATGGCTCGTCGACATCTGTCGATTGAGTCATTGCGAGCCTACGGGGTTGAGTTTGATCTCGATGACGTACGTATCCCTTGTCCCTTGCCCATCCCAGTTTATGCCAGACCTCGAACTAACATTTTCTCGAGGATCCCGAGTACGTCCTGATCAAGCGTTGGGTGCCCGAGTGGGAACAAGATCAGCTGTGGAAGCACACCAAGTACATCCGCCAGAAACGCGGCAAGATGCTGAtgatcgaggagaagaagcatgGCAGAGACGACCCGGAGTTTGAGTGGGTGCGGAAAAAGAGTGACAAGAAGGAGCGTCGTAGAAGCAAGTCGCCGTCGCTCTTGATGTATTTGGCTGGGGCACGCCCGGCTTAAACCTGAAAGGTCGGATTGGGTACGAGTTGTGAAGCTTGTTTTTTTGTACATGCAGTTCCTGAGCGCTAGCCATCTATTTTATATATGAGATGAGTTGTTGTTACAGTTGTTGTACAAATACCAATTCACCTGGCCCGGCGAATCAATTCCTCATAGACAGTCCACGCCAACGCTGAACTCATCGCCTTTCGGCTCATACGCAGTGCAAGACCATCCCAAAGTGAACGAACGCCTTCTTGAGACACCATTCTATACCAAGCATGCCAAATATTCCTATACTCCTGTGGCTGCAACTGGATTCGTGTCTTAACTGCATCGAAGGGATTGGAGACAACCGAGCATGCTCCGCCGGCGAGCATGGCTGAGGTGAAGTTGACAGAACTAGCAAGAGTGGCCTGCATCTTGGTCGGACCGTCACCAGACGAAGCCCCAGGCTTTGCTGCCAGAGAGCCCAGCTGTGACTTCAGCATCTCGTAAAAAAGCACATACATTCCAGCATAAGGTGCATCTCGGAGTGCTGTGGCGCCAAATCCTGAAAAGAAACCACGCCACCCATCTGTCCGCCGGATATCGAGGGCTGCAGATGCGAGGGACGGATACGAGTAGAGGCTGGATTCAAACCGAACCTTGATGACGGTCAAGGGCATCAATACAAATCCAGCAAATGTCCTCGCAATGGCGCCTGATACGAGGTTGCCAGAGTTGGTGAGTGATGGCAGGGCGGAGGAGCCACCCTGAGTCTGGAGCCGACGTCCCAGGATGCCCGTCCGCTGGGCGTGCTGGCGAATTGCATTAAGTGAAGTGAAGTAAAGGGCTGAGCCAAAGCCCGTTCGCAGGGCAGATGGAACAGTGCCTCTCCAGAGAGACTGTACCAGGCTTGAAGACTGCCTGATGTCGCGTAGCGTGGCGGTGAGTGATGAGCCTCCAGACTGCTGAACCCGGGTCTTGAGTAGGTCTAGAGGCTGAAGAATGACCGCAGAGGCAACTCCGGAGCCAAGGCCGGAGACAAAATGGCGAGCTGGGTGGTCATGTCAGGGAAAAAAGCGACCAGACAGATCGAGGCCGATGAGCGCCGGGTGTGCCGGTCGCCATTGGTCCTCATTGGAAGGCATACCTGAGTTTGCTGGCCGTGAGGCCCGTTGCTCAGTCATTGGTGGGGATGCAACGGCATCATTGTGCTGCGCTGGGGAACTGGCAATTGTGAGGCCCATGGCTAGTCGCAGACTCCGGCCACATGTCGGGGAACTGATTGAGTGACGTGACAGGATGAAATCGGACCAAAAGTGTCAGACCCCGTTTCGTGACTTCACCCCACTTTGTTGCATCGGGCACGTGTGGATTGCATTCAGAGGTTGGCCCAAAAGACCATCTCAACTCGCGACGCTAGCATGACTGCCTCGATAGTCGCCTATGACTGATTCAAGGCGCCCAGCAAGAAGGCGATGTCGCTTGACCAGCTCAACCCACTCATCGACGCCAATGGAGGCGAGAAGCATTCCGAAATCAGCCCCCAGTCTGCCGAGACTACCCGCACAGTAGAGGACCTGCGTCAAAATGCTCTCCCTTGACGTCTGGTCTTTGACTGTGGGCAGATAAATGCGCAAAGTCTCGACGAGCATCTCAACGAGGTGGAGGGGAAATGTGGCCATTGGTGACGGCAACAATCGCAAGGGGTCGGCATCGTGCTCAGCTGGTGGAGCAAAGCTCGAGCTTATGCTCTTGAAGACAGAGACTATGCTGAAGCTATGCTCACGGAAGATCTCAATGAACCGCTTGAGATAGCGCTCGGTCTGTTGCCCACCAGACCATGAGCTAGCTGCCTTGTCCTGCCGAAGGCGTTCCTCGTCGGCAAGATCTCTGAGAGGTTCTAACGCTTCCAGTGTCGTCAAAAGTGTGGCCAAGCGACAGACCAAGAAAACAGCAGGGAGGGCATCCTCAGTCGGTGTGTCTGTAACCAGGTCTGGGATAATGCGCTTCAGCCAGCCGATCGTCCTAACAGCGGCAGCCAGCTTCAGATTGGGCGCCTTCAGCGTGCCAACGAGATCAGCTGCCATCTGGCGAATGGCAGcgtccgcctcctccagaacTGATGTGACGAGGGGTGAATCTGGGTAGAGGGATGCCAGGCGACGGACGTGGGCATAGAGCTCGAGAGTGGACGAATGGTTGACGGGGGTGGCCGAGACAGCAGATGAAAGAAGCAGGGGCATCTCCATCACATCGACGAGGCGCTCCGAGTTTCGAAGGAGTAGCAGGGCTTGTTTTCTTCGAGCCAGCAACTTGCTCTCGCTCGCCTTTCCAAAGGCGGACGAGAAGTGCTCTGCCTGCGCATCAAGGCGAGGTACTGCTTGGACAAGATCGGAAGCTCGCTGGGCCAGTGTTGGCAGCGACTGCCGTAACGTGGCATGGCTGGCTGCCGACTCGACGACGGGTTTATGTGACCGCTTCGAAAGTGCCTGGACAGCCAGGAGGAGTGAGTGGGACGTCTGAGAAAGGACCTGAGGCTCGGAGGTTTGCAAGAAGTCGGACTGCTGTTCTGCAAGGTATATCAGATACTCCAATGCGCCAGGGTCAGCCTGCTGGTCAGGAGCGAGCAGGTCTCGCAGCGCCTCAGCCATGATGACCAAAGGGGTATGATCGTTGAACTGAGACGACCTCGGGTGGCCTGCAAGAGTGGGCGGATCAGGAAGCCGAACGACGCGGCCACGTGGAGTCGATCTCTGTCCGATATATGCGT harbors:
- a CDS encoding Mitochondrial glycine transporter: MGLTIASSPAQHNDAVASPPMTEQRASRPANSARHFVSGLGSGVASAVILQPLDLLKTRVQQSGGSSLTATLRDIRQSSSLVQSLWRGTVPSALRTGFGSALYFTSLNAIRQHAQRTGILGRRLQTQGGSSALPSLTNSGNLVSGAIARTFAGFVLMPLTVIKVRFESSLYSYPSLASAALDIRRTDGWRGFFSGFGATALRDAPYAGMYVLFYEMLKSQLGSLAAKPGASSGDGPTKMQATLASSVNFTSAMLAGGACSVVSNPFDAVKTRIQLQPQEYRNIWHAWYRMVSQEGVRSLWDGLALRMSRKAMSSALAWTVYEELIRRAR
- a CDS encoding Conserved oligomeric Golgi complex subunit 8; translated protein: MAEALRDLLAPDQQADPGALEYLIYLAEQQSDFLQTSEPQVLSQTSHSLLLAVQALSKRSHKPVVESAASHATLRQSLPTLAQRASDLVQAVPRLDAQAEHFSSAFGKASESKLLARRKQALLLLRNSERLVDVMEMPLLLSSAVSATPVNHSSTLELYAHVRRLASLYPDSPLVTSVLEEADAAIRQMAADLVGTLKAPNLKLAAAVRTIGWLKRIIPDLVTDTPTEDALPAVFLVCRLATLLTTLEALEPLRDLADEERLRQDKAASSWSGGQQTERYLKRFIEIFREHSFSIVSVFKSISSSFAPPAEHDADPLRLLPSPMATFPLHLVEMLVETLRIYLPTVKDQTSRESILTQVLYCAGSLGRLGADFGMLLASIGVDEWVELVKRHRLLAGRLESVIGDYRGSHASVAS